TGCGCCCTCAGATCTGTAAGGGGCAGAATGGCATTGCCCTTGGGTTAAAGGGCTGCTTAAACCCAGCAGTTGGGAATGGACCAGATCAGActtcatttcccttctctccACTTGCAACTCCCTAGTTGCCCTAGGACACAGATTATGGTGTAATGCAGAACTGAGCACTCGTACCTCCAACTTCAGGGTGCTGaacagctctgaaaatcaagcaTGGAGGTAATGACATGAGCAGGCTCCCTAGCAAGGTTAtgtcagaagtgtgtgtgtgtggggggggggggggggaaggttggaAGAAGAGTTGCTGCAATAGCTCTCTACCTGCCCTGCACTATCCTAATAAGATGTAACCCTGGGAACTCTGGCTTTGATCTGGGGGGGTGAGTACTGCCAGGTGTGCAGTGATGTGCCCCAGGCAGAACCGTGAAGTCTCTCACCATGCACTTACAAGATTTAAAATCCCCATGAATCAATTACATGCTCCTATCCATGCTACAACTACCCAGGAATCTGGTACCTCACCCATAAATAAACCCTATGTTTATAAGCAAAACTGATTGATAGTAGCTAGCTACATTATCTGCAAAAGTCAGTTAGCAGAGGCATTAATCTGCTGCACACCTCTTGGCCTGGCAATCTAAGAGTAGATACACAAAGCCCCTTCATGCTTAATCCTAGCTTTAGTGACTGTCCAGGCTTGCAGACACTAGTTTCCCTTTTGCTTGATGTAACCACTTCTAaggaagtcaatagcaaaactctcagaGAAGTAGGGGTTTTATTTATAGAGCAACCAAACTGGGCTAGGTATGGCCCTGCTATAGAGTCATCTCAATGCCATCCTTTTAAATGGATAAGGGAGAGATAAATAGGCCATGTAATTGACTGGTATAGAGACCCCGACAGATCAAGCCCCATTTATTTTGGGTACTGTGCATACTGTCCCTGTGCCAAAGAACTTgcctaaacaaacaaaacaggcaCAGAGGGTGAATTGGCTTACCCAGGGTTTCTTGAGTTCCACCCTTAGACACTGCAGCCTCTCCACTACATACACTGTGACAtctgtattaattttattttttttacactatAGGTAGCCTTGAGGGATTCAAAGGAGGATGTTCCAGCATGAACAATGGCACAGCTCTGTGGGGTCAGGCCCTCACCTCTCTCATCCAGTTGAGAGCAGCTGACTagaaactgacaggtttcagagtagcagcgtgttagtctgtattcgcaaaaagaaaaggagtacttgtggcaccttagagactaacaaatttatttgagcataagctttcgtgagctacagcttccgattaagtgagctgtagctcacgaaaacttatgcttaaataaatttgttagtctctaaggtgccacaagtactccttttctttttgtgactagaAACTGAGGCTGAGCTAGTCTATGTAATGATTTTCCAAGGCTTTTATAGCCTACCAGTGCTAAAGGACTGCCTATTGATCACCCTTTAAAACAGAATGAAGGCAGGAACCAGTTTGAGGCTAAAATTCAATctttatctggtttcagagtagctgccgtgttagtctgtatcagcaaaaagaaaaggagcacttgtggcaccttagagactaacaaatctatttgagcataagctttcttcatCTGCTCTTTCAGCCTTGTCCGGTTTTGCCTAGCTATCAAGCTGCCTACAATATAAACCATCTTTCAGCTTGCAGATCTATGCATTCTGTCTCCATGAATGGCAGTGTATTAACGATGGGAGCTCAGCTTACTTTTGGGTCTGCTAGTCTTGGTCTGTCACCCTATTAATATATACTTACTTGCAGAAACTCCGTTTCCAAACGTGTTTGGGGGATAGAGGATGATCTAAACCCATGTCTCTTAGCTTGTCCCTTAAAGCGTGGTGATGCCACAGAGCTAGTGTATAAAAGTCTAACTCCTGCTTTCCTTTCTGACTGAAGAAGTTGCTGTTGAAATGGTTGTTGTGATACAAATGGAAGATTATGACATAAGAGGTGCAGGGGAAAGAAACAGCAGGAGGCAGCTATTTATGAAGATCTAAGTGGCCAGGCAACTATCCTCAGCAGTAAAAGCCACAGGAAGAGCATATATACATATAGCTATGTAACTAAACAGGGGAATTGTTTCACTAGAGGATGTTTTTTGTAAGGTGGCAGTGCTTGTGTTTCCTGCTTCCGAGGGCTTGTCAGTGAGGTCAGGGTTATCAAAGTGGTTTTGGAAATGCTTTTGCAAGGGCTTCTCTGATTCTTTTCCCTTGCAGATACAGTCAACCGACCAGTGAAGTGCACATGCTTCTTACAAGGTTCTTCTGGTATGGCTTATCGCCTTGGCTAACCAAGAACTTTATGCGTTATGCCATACCGAAGCAACATGTATAGATTCTTATTAGGTTCCTTGGATAAGGCTTGGTAATTGTGTCTCTTAGTGATTACATGCTGGAGAAAAGAATTTTGTGTCACCCTGGGGAAAACATTACTCACTACTCAGGACTGTGAACTCCTGGGGTGTTTTCCTTTAGCGAGCGAGGGGATGTTTTTTATACATAGTCATTTCTTCCTAACGCTAATTAGTGTTGAGCTAGAACTGGGAATTTATTTCTAGCCATTTATAGGTTGGGGGTAATATATCTTTCCACTGACTCTAGTCCCACTGAATCACTGGCCACTGGAAGAATGCGTGTCCTTAATCAAAAGTAGTCATGCACAGTGCACTGGTTCTGGCAgaggtctgggagtcaggagatgttGACGCTATACTGTGTGctaccactgactcactgtgaccATGCACAAGTTCACAATCACTGTACTGCTTCTCTCGGCTGTAGATTAGAGAGAACGATACGCACCATGGTAAAGTGGCCGTGAGCTCCTTAGAAGAAAGAGGCTATGGAAGGGCAATGTGTTATTACCATCATTGCATGAGTTTGTCAGTGAACCACGACATGGATTCAGTGCTACATATAGTATATTTATTcatcaaatatatttgcatttcaaatAAGGCTCTCATCTTCCCAGATGGGGGAGTCCCTCTTGTTCCAGTCTCTGCTTTCTCACTTTATACCTAGCTGGGACTTCTGACCCTGGTCACTGGTCAGTGAACAGGTGCTCTTCACATAATGCTGCTGGGACTTCCTCAGCGTACACACAATACAGAATCCAAGTGAATTCCTTTTTTCTTTGGCCATTGGGTAAGTCGATTTCTCAGCTCTACCTGGTATGTGTGTCCGTATTTTGGGTGCCGGTGACTAGGATCCACCCTCATTTGGATTTTTTAGGggatttttccatatccttctggAAGGCCCAAGAATTCCCATTTGTCTTAGCTTCACCTTCCTcaactatctttgagacaccatgTCATGGGTTTAATCCTCAGCCATCTAGCCTTAACTCAACTTCCCAGTCAATGCCACACTTCATTTGATTGGGAGAAGAAGGCTAATTGGGCCCAGGCTTATCTGATTTTTCGTCCTTCTTCACTAAACTTCGCTCAACTTTCACTAGTGATATAGACAGACACCAGCAGCAAGATGTGTGCTCTGTAATCAGCTTGGGAACAAGGAAGTCACCTCACTGATCAGCTTACGGATGCAAGCTATCAAAACAGATTAGTGATGTCCTTGGTAAAGGAGATTGTTTCTTCTTTTGGGATTTAGCTCCTGCATTAATTGATCATCATCCTCCTTACTTTTCAATGTTTCCCAACCACCTGGAATATTATTGGGTGTCATCAGATGGCGCAGTTACAGATGGCCTTACAAGCTCTAGTTAACAGAAAGTATAGCTTGTTATACTGCAGAGAAAAGTTTATCGTTAGTGATGGTACAATTCATTTTAGCAGCTGTGTGTAGCACCAGTGAAGGTGCAGAGCTGTTGGCTACAGGTTAAACTCATGCAAACAAACTAAGCTATCATATGGTGTCAACGCATTACATGCCCCCTTTGGGAAAAGTCTATTGTCAAGCAGCAGATAAAGAATGTTTTGACTGGGATTTTGTCATTGAAATGGGTTGTAAGTATTCTTTGTGCTCAGAGGAAGAGTTCCATGTTCTGAAGGAAGTGGTGTTTCTGTTTTTTTGCAAAGTGGCTGCTAAACTACATTATATAGTTGCTAGACATGGCATTGTGCTCTGGCTGGCCCCCTACCGCCCATAATTCCCAAGAAGGTGGCAAACTGGTGGCGAGAGGAATGGGGCCATATCATATGCTATTATAGCTATTCCAACTTTCATTGCAATGCATGGCCATCACTGGGGAGATTGCTGTATTTTACAGCCACACCCAGTGTGCCTAAATTACACTGGGAGCCTTAAGGTCCCTATAGCAGCCACATTTACATTCCCTCCATCTTCACCTTCCGTGCTACACCTTCTGCATGCACAGAACAGGCGCTGCCCTCCAGGTGTTTTACGCCTATCATGCTGGCCCTGTTGTTTTAGTTGTTTATTTTGCCTGTATTTTACATtggaaattcaggtcttgtctacccttttttcctgaaaaattatATGGATGACTAGAAAATGGGCAGGTTAGTGATCTCACCCATACTAAGCAAGTCAATCCTGATTGAGGGGACTGTGTGATtgttatttagattttaaaatacgcttttggtttggttttgataACTTCTATTTAATTCCAGCACCTGCCAAACAGTGAACATAAAACATGTCTTGTAAAAGATGCTACACTCTCTGCCATCAAACAATCAAGGGTTGAAAGAGCTCTCACTCCATAGCTCTGGGCCCTCCAAGGGACACTGCTAGCAAAACAGGTATGACAAGACTTAAGGCTCCTGATATTTCTAAGTTTAAAAATATGCGCACCCCTCAACCCAGTCTTTTAATGCCTTGTTCATGACTTCAGAATGAAACAGAGCAACTACTCATTTTTGTCTTTTCTAGGTCATCTTTAAGGAACCCTTTATatgaaaacaaaatctaaaatcATACATGTCGCTACAGAAAATCCATCAATTTGGTGGTTTCTGTACTTGAGATTCTGCCATCAGTACCCAGCAATGCAAATGAGGTAACTTGCACTCACCATCTGTTTGAAACTGTAATATAACATTCCTGGGTGAGTTATCAGCAGTGGGGATTGAACCCTATAACTCTGAATCTTAAAGCGTAAGCTGCTGCACCTTGTGCTAAAGAGGTGTTTCTGTTAGCTGATGCTATAGAATATAAGAagagccatactgggtcagaccaatggtccatctagctcagtatcctgccttctgacagtgccaatgccaggtggctcagaaagaatgaacagaataaggcaattttgagtgatctatcccTATCATCCAATTCCAGATTGTAGCAGTTGGAAGTTTAGGAACACCAGAGGGCATGCGTCCCTgatcattttggctaatagctGGTGATAGagatgaacttatctaattcttttctgaatccagttatactttggccttcacaacatcccctggcaatgagttccacaggttgacagtgcactgtgtaaagaaatgcttccttatctttgttttaaacctgctgcctgtcaatttcactgggtgaccccttagttcttgtgttatgtgacgaGGTAAAgagcacttccctattcactttctccacatcattcatgattttatagacctccatcatattcccctcccccttagtcatcttttgatttctaaactgaacagctccaatctttttaaatctctcctcatatggaagctgttccatacctttaatcatttttgttgcccttctctgtaccgtttccaattctaatatatcttttttgagatggggcaaccacaacAGCACATGGTATTCAAGACTTATCAACCTCTGCATGTGGCCTAGTCACCACAAGAAGGGGACAAAATGCCACACCAAGTGGGCATGGGTTACAAAAGTAGGGTGAGCTCTACCTTAGCTTTCTTTGTTTACACTTGAGATTTGCTTCAGTGCAGCTGCTATGCTTGCTGGATCAGGGATAATTCCAAATATTGGCAAGGCCTTTGCATTCCCTCCTCAAAATGGATCCTAATGGAAGCCATCGAATGAACAAATTCCTCTGGGAAAACAAAACTGCAATGCCCTGCAAAGCTAGATGTGTTAATAGTCAAACTTCATTTGAATACACCAATCAGAACAGCAAGGTGACTCATAGGCGGAGCCAGAATTTTGCTGGAGGGATCAGTAACTGCTGCCAAGGGTCATTTTCGATGACTTCTCAGGGGGTTGATTGACATTTGCAGCACTGAGTTGTGGTTTTGAATTATGCTAGGAGTTTGTGAGCAACCTCTCGGTCTGTTTGGAGCTAAAGTCTATGATGGAGTATCACTTGTGGAACAAAGTAAAGCGAGTTGCTGTCTTGCTCAAGCAAATCACATCAGAATGGATCTGTTGCTGTGGATGGGAGATGTGGGCTTTGGGGCTCGCTTTTCAGTAGCCCATGCTGTGTTACCTGACACCATttaagatatatttaaaaaaaatttcactgcCCCCCTTGCAATGTTTCTGGGCACAGATACAGTGAAATTTGTGTTTTTGTGATTGTCATTCACTAtatatttgcacagtgcctaACTCAATGAGGCAATGAAGTGACTGCCTCTTAGCAGTATCACAACAtacatgtttaataataataatacatttcgCTAAATACACAATAAGAAGGTTCTCTTACATGCATTGACCCATGAGGATGGATTCTTGTCTAGGTTTTACTGctcaaaaattgttttaaacaatATAGAGGTAAATCTAAAGAAACTTAACCCTACAATCAGCTGTATGCCGTCTGTATACCCCATTTTCAGCTTATTGAGCAAAACTTGACTAAACAGATCGGTTTAATTTTTCCTATATGtctatttttatttcacttgatATTGAATGCATTCCCGTTCATAATatcattttttgtgtgtaatgCGATAACACATAGAGGCCACTGATGGGATCTGGGCCTCATTGTGGCTTGGCATCACACAATATAAGGCCACGACCCTGCTGCTTGATCCACACAAACAAAAGAGTCCATCTGCACGATCCGACTGCAGGattgaggcttaattaattaataaatgtcTGAAGTGTTGTACTCTGTTTGTAACAGGGTACAATAAATGCTTTCAATGAGGGAGTAGTGTGTGATAGCGGATAGACAGGCCTTCAGGCAAAGTCCTATACAATTTAATAGGGCTGAAACCAATATGAAGCTGCAGAAATTTCACAGGGTTCTATAGACACGAAGCTGAAACCAGAGTTACCAACTCTTATGAGTTTATCGTGAATCTCACCATATTTTCTGCTTGTCCTAaagtcccagctcttggagtcatgggATTATGCAACAacccctggctttcatttaaaaaaaaagagtaaattatTAGCTGCGATAAATGCTTGAAAACGTGATTCCCTAATGGCTCAGAAACTGGAAGGGAAGTTAAAAGACCCCCTCTCCCAGGTATTACTTTAATAACATCTCTTGCTTTCTAAACCAagtttatggggtttttttggcacCTGACTCATGttgcttggggttggcaacagTGAAAACCCTATGACTGTAGTATGGAATGATGAGATCTTTTCTAGAGGGAGGTTTTGTTGGCCCAGGCTATCAGGACCTATGGCAGAGAGTCTAGAGACGATTCTCCGTCTAATCTCATACCATGGCTCAAAGAACGCTTGGAAGAATTGCCAtaagggatcagagtagcagccgtgttagtctgtattctcaaaaagaaaaggagtacttgtggcaccttagagactaacaaatttattagagcataagctttcgtgagctacagctcacttcatcggatgcatccgatgaagtgagctgtagctcacgaaagcttatgctctaataaattttttagtctctaaggtgccacaagtactccttttctttttgcataaggGATCAGGGATTGCCTAGTGCCACTCCCAACATGACGGCTAGGAAGGGGGCGAGAGTCACTGCCACACTCAAGATGGCGGCACGAATGAGCGGCTGTGCCACTCCCAACATGGCGGCAAAAGGACAGCGCCGAGAAGCCGCTGCCACTCCCAAGATGAAGgcgagggggcggggccggcccAGGAGACAGAGCGGAAGTGAGGTCAGAGGTGCGCCGGAAGCGTGGGCGTGATCCTGAAGCCGGAGAAGCGGCTTGTTTAAGCGGCTCGGGAGGGCGGCCCGGGCTCCGGAGGCGGCTGTTGGGAGACCATGTTCGCCCCGGGACAGgtaaagctgggggggaggggcagcggcagcggcCCGGCCCCATAGcaaccccccgcccctccctctctaccccactccgccccctcccgcctgcaTCCCTCCACACAAAGCCTCTTCCTTAGGGGCCCGGCCGGCCCAGCTTCCCCGTATAttccgccccgcccccgccgcaaGGCCCTGTCCTGAGTGGGCCAGGGAGGCTGAGCTCTCCTAGCCCCCACTCTCGGGCGGGGGCGCCGCACCGATGCCCCCTTGCTCTGGCGGGGGCCCTCGAGGGCAGGCTGCCGCCTTTCTCAGCGGTACAATCACCATTCCCCGCCTTTCACTTCGTGGAATCCCCTTCCTCGCAGGCTTTTAAGAATCGGCGGAACAAACCTCTGTCCGGGATGGTCCGGGTTTATTTGGGcctgtctcagggcagggggctggactctTCTCTTGCGAGCCCctgcagccctacatttctatgattctaacctcACGCTCCCCTGCTCCCGAGTTGTTTTGATCCCATTGGTGGTGTTTTGGCTTCGTTTTCTTTCGAGACCCAAGGACTGTTGTCATAGTTGTTCTTGATTAGAACAAAGGAAAGCACTATGGAAGGGATTAGAATGTCAAAATGAACGGAAAGTAACCTTAGatcaaggtaggctaattctggGGCCTGCTAGGCGATCCTTTCACTTCCATGTTTGGCGATCAGTGCCCGCCTATGAGTTGTTTAGTTAAACTGGAAGGGGAGTTGTCTAGGTTCTTACTCATGGATGAATTCTTTCTGAGTTAGTAGGAATGTATAAATTGTGGTTTTTGCTTCATGCATCTTTCATTATCCATGAGAACTGCATAATCACGTATCACTGAAATGATAGTTAAAGGAGCGGTTCAGCTCTTTCAGTGCTCTAGCTGTAGTGCAGTGTGTTGGTGGGATATTTGGCCATGTCTGTGCTGGGTATTTATTTTCTGTACTGGCTTAAAATGTTTTCTCCGTAGTTTAGAAAATGCATGTCTAGACTCTTAAAACAGAGTCTGACCATAGGACCAAACTCATATATCATATATGTTTAGGATACTGCATGGCTTTCAGTCAGTTCAGCAAACTCAATTTGAGCTCTTTTAAAGACAGgaggagaaatcctggccctcatcaaaatcagtggcaaaactcccattgatttcaatgggacagaATTTCCTTGAGGGTCTTTAATAATCTAGTTTGGTTCTTATCTCTGTGTAGGCATGCTGTAAATGCCCTGCACTTATGCCTGGGTGGAGAGGGAGAATGCAGTATCACTTTGCTACAGAATCATTCCCAGTGGCTGCTGCAGTGTTGATGAGCTCTGGGATTAATAGTCTGTTACCTGGGAATTCTTGCCATGACATGTGATCTCAAGGGAGAGAGGAtacaaaggaaaaacagaggTGAAATATGGCTTTGTACTAACCATAGAGGGAATATGGCTTTGCAATTTCTGTAGTTTCAAATGATGTAAACAGCTGATGTAAAATGTACAAATAAACTGAAGGCAGATGTTGTTATAAAGGATGAGACTAAGTAGAGGTTCTTACTTAGGTCACATGTCTTGAGGGTCGGGGGAATAGAGGTGATAGGTTGCATTTCTGAAGTAGGGGGAAATCACTTTCCCAATTCCAAAGCAGGTCTTGGGCAGTACTGGGAATTAACTAGTTTAGTAACAACACCATAGCAATAAACTACAAAAGCAGAATAAGCATAAAGGGGTTTTATTCTGTTTCTAAATCAGCATTTAGAAGGAGTCTGATGAATTGGCAAAACAAGGAGAAGACACTGCAGTATTGGCAAGGCAAGAGTGCAAAATCTGATCTAGAGGAAAGTTTGACTCTGTAGACAGTAGTAGCCAATGGCTGAATACGTGAGGCTTCATCCATTTCCACCTTGGCTTATTTTATAAATCCTGTTCTTTCCAGGTCTGTTTTTTCTCCTCTGTCTCTCATTAACTCCATGAGGCTTCTGAGCTGACTTGCTGCTCTTTCCTTTCAGGAGATGCTGAGTGCAGAGATTGGGGAGGACAGTAATGGCATCAACCTGATGGAGTTCTCAGATGAGATCCTTTTGCACATCCTGAGCTATGTTCCTTGCACAGACCTTGTTCTGAATGTGAGGAGAACCTGCAGGAAGCTTGCAACTCTTTGTCTTGACAAGAGTTTAACCCACACGGTGCTACTTCATAAAGAATATCAGGTGCGTGAGAGGCTGGTTTTATGCCCAGATGGGGCATGGGGATTGTGGCAGGCTGCCAGAGGGGGCTGCTTCTGAGAATATGAAGGCAGACTGATTTCTCCAAGTACAAAACAAATCATAAACATAGTTATATCCTTCAAGCCCTGActtggagggaaggggtggggggggggatttcttaAGAATTAGAACAGTTAGTATGGCTACTCCAGAGACCTGTGTCACTTAGTTTAGGATGTAGTCCAGAAAGCCAATGTTACAACCACTTCGGGTTTTCCatattgctgttttaaaaaaaattcttaactaGAATGTACAGTAGAACTATTTCAGAATGTCACAGAATTCCAAATCACttaactatattttaaaacaacttatTGTATGTAATATCCCGCAGGTGATAAACTAAAGGGATAGTAACAACTTGAAAAcaagtagctttaaaaaaagttaaatgtagCTTTGATCATTTTTCTTCCCAGGATGATAATAAGATGTCATTACAATGTTTCTTATTTCTTTAGAATTTGTTTCTCTTCATGTTAGTGAAGCACCCACGTGAACAGGGggaaatgactacacaaagtaaactaaaaCCGACAAATGTATTTTCCTGTCTCTTGGTTATAGAAAATTTTAAGTGTTGTAATGATATTAGGTAGTAAAAAACTTCCAGGTAGAAGTGTGACTTTTAAGTTGACTGTGTCTCTAAGTGTAGGAAAGGGAGAAAGCTTATTTCATCTAATGTGGAATGGGCTGGAAAGTGGATGAAGCAGAGAGAAGAAGCAGTTGTTCCTCTGTCAACTTGAGCTGTTCCACAGATGCATAATTCTGAAGACATAGGGCCTGAAGCTGAGAAATGGTGAATGCCCTCAATTCCTGTCAGTCATTGTCACTTAGCACCTGTTAGGGTCAGTCAGTAATGCAAACTCAAACTAGAAACTAAGTGAAATGTAATCTTCAAGATCCTAAGTCTGAAGGGTAAAACAAACTACCAGCAGTTACAACAATAAGatacttaatatttatattgtgcaTTTCATCCAAGGGTCTCAAAACACTCTAatagagggtgtgtgtgtcattatccccattgtgagatgggaaactgaggcacagagaagtgaggCAGTATAATTAAGCATCCTCTTCAATGTTACTAaagcagtttgtgttttaaatatagGTCAACAAGGACAAAGTGAAGCAGCTAATGAGGGGGATTGGAAAAGAGATCCACCAGCTGAACATGGCTGGCTGCTACTGGCTGCCCAGTTCCACCATTGACCATGTAATACGATGCAAGGACCTGGTGAAGCTGAACTTGTCTGGCTGCCATCTCACCTCCCTCCGCCTCTCCAAGATGCTCTCTGCTCTCCAGCACTTGCGATCACTGGCAATTGATGTAAACCCTGGTTTTGATGCCAGCCAGTTGAGCAGTGAATGTAAAGCCACACTTAGTCATGTACTGGAGCTCAAGCAGACCCTTTACACACCATCATATGGGGTGGTTCCGTGCTGCACCAGCCTTGAGAAATTGCTGCTCTATTTTGAGATCCTAGACCGATCCCGAGAAGGCTTCATTTTGTCTGGCCAGCTGATGGTGGGTGAAAGTAACGTCCCCCACTACCAGAAACTTCGTATCTTTTATGCTAGGTTGGCCCCTGGCTATGTCAATCAGGAGGTGGTGAGGCTGTATCTGGCAGTGCTAAGTGACCGGACCCCAGAGAATCTTCATGCCTTCCTCATTTCTGCCCCTGGCAGTTTTGCAGAGAGTGGAACCACTAAAAACCTTTTGGACTCCATGGCTCGAAATGTATGTTTGGATGCTTTGCAGTTGCCCAAATCCTGGATTAATGGATCTGGCCTCCTTCAGCACTTGAAGTTCAACAACCCTTTCTACTTCAGCTTTAGCCGCTGCACCTTATCTGGTGGCCACCTTATCCTGCGGGTTATTAATGGTGGGAAGGACCTCAAAAGCTTGACCAGTTTGAATCTCAGTGGCTGCATTCACTGTTTGTCTTCTGACGCTTTGTTTCGGAAGGCAGAAGATGATATTGACAGCAGCATTCTGGAGAGTCTGGTTGTTTCCTGCTGCAATTTGAAACATCTGAATCTTTCTGCTGCTCACCATCACAGCTCGGAAAGCCTAGGGAAGCATTTGTGCCAGCTCCTGGCACGGCTAAGGCACCTGCTGTCTTTGGCGCTGCCAGTTTGCTCCATCACAGATGTTCCTACAATCACAGACAAGCCACCTGTGCAGTCTGTGACTAATGTGGTGTCCCCAGGCCTTGGAAAGAAAATCCGGATTGGGGTGCCAACATATGCCAGGAACTTCTTGGAACAGTCAAATCAGAAGTCTCAATCCTCTGTGTTTTGGACTCTATTGGAGAACCTCCCATTTTTGAAAAACTTGGAGTTAATTGGGTCCAGCTTTTCCTCTGCCATGCCCCGGAATGAGCCAGCAATTCGGAACTCTCTGCCCCCTTGCAGCCGGGCACAGAGTGTTGGGGATTCAGAGGTGGCTTCCATTGGCCAGTTGAACTTTTTGCAGAACCTCACTTTAGCACAGATGCCTAATATCCTGACTGGTTCTGGGCTTGTTAGCATTGGATTGCAGTGCCAGCATCTGCGGACTCTCTCGTTAGCCAATCTGGGCATGATGGGAAAAGTGGTCTATATGTCTGCCCTCATGGACATGCTGAAGCACTGCAAGTGCTTGAGGGATCTCAGGTGAG
Above is a window of Dermochelys coriacea isolate rDerCor1 chromosome 10, rDerCor1.pri.v4, whole genome shotgun sequence DNA encoding:
- the FBXL18 gene encoding F-box/LRR-repeat protein 18 isoform X2, which gives rise to MFAPGQEMLSAEIGEDSNGINLMEFSDEILLHILSYVPCTDLVLNVRRTCRKLATLCLDKSLTHTVLLHKEYQVNKDKVKQLMRGIGKEIHQLNMAGCYWLPSSTIDHVIRCKDLVKLNLSGCHLTSLRLSKMLSALQHLRSLAIDVNPGFDASQLSSECKATLSHVLELKQTLYTPSYGVVPCCTSLEKLLLYFEILDRSREGFILSGQLMVGESNVPHYQKLRIFYARLAPGYVNQEVVRLYLAVLSDRTPENLHAFLISAPGSFAESGTTKNLLDSMARNVCLDALQLPKSWINGSGLLQHLKFNNPFYFSFSRCTLSGGHLILRVINGGKDLKSLTSLNLSGCIHCLSSDALFRKAEDDIDSSILESLVVSCCNLKHLNLSAAHHHSSESLGKHLCQLLARLRHLLSLALPVCSITDVPTITDKPPVQSVTNVVSPGLGKKIRIGVPTYARNFLEQSNQKSQSSVFWTLLENLPFLKNLELIGSSFSSAMPRNEPAIRNSLPPCSRAQSVGDSEVASIGQLNFLQNLTLAQMPNILTGSGLVSIGLQCQHLRTLSLANLGMMGKVVYMSALMDMLKHCKCLRDLRLEQPYFSANTQFFQALSHCSSLQRLCIISRSGTLQSDAVMSFMANCLEVIMCHMFMGESLTVCKNLQQSIVRRDVRMKTSRILDLQSLFTHSPPEGIALSGMFAMEIMMPLMEDYTFGWGMS
- the FBXL18 gene encoding F-box/LRR-repeat protein 18 isoform X1 gives rise to the protein MFAPGQEMLSAEIGEDSNGINLMEFSDEILLHILSYVPCTDLVLNVRRTCRKLATLCLDKSLTHTVLLHKEYQVNKDKVKQLMRGIGKEIHQLNMAGCYWLPSSTIDHVIRCKDLVKLNLSGCHLTSLRLSKMLSALQHLRSLAIDVNPGFDASQLSSECKATLSHVLELKQTLYTPSYGVVPCCTSLEKLLLYFEILDRSREGFILSGQLMVGESNVPHYQKLRIFYARLAPGYVNQEVVRLYLAVLSDRTPENLHAFLISAPGSFAESGTTKNLLDSMARNVCLDALQLPKSWINGSGLLQHLKFNNPFYFSFSRCTLSGGHLILRVINGGKDLKSLTSLNLSGCIHCLSSDALFRKAEDDIDSSILESLVVSCCNLKHLNLSAAHHHSSESLGKHLCQLLARLRHLLSLALPVCSITDVPTITDKPPVQSVTNVVSPGLGKKIRIGVPTYARNFLEQSNQKSQSSVFWTLLENLPFLKNLELIGSSFSSAMPRNEPAIRNSLPPCSRAQSVGDSEVASIGQLNFLQNLTLAQMPNILTGSGLVSIGLQCQHLRTLSLANLGMMGKVVYMSALMDMLKHCKCLRDLRLEQPYFSANTQFFQALSHCSSLQRLCIISRSGTLQSDAVMSFMANCLEVIMCHMFMGESLTVCKNLQQSIVRSFQADRPALNVIIFPLLHEDLTEVIRDVPMMHLDEITLFKSRVAEEPPNLWW
- the FBXL18 gene encoding F-box/LRR-repeat protein 18 isoform X4, encoding MFAPGQEMLSAEIGEDSNGINLMEFSDEILLHILSYVPCTDLVLNVRRTCRKLATLCLDKSLTHTVLLHKEYQVNKDKVKQLMRGIGKEIHQLNMAGCYWLPSSTIDHVIRCKDLVKLNLSGCHLTSLRLSKMLSALQHLRSLAIDVNPGFDASQLSSECKATLSHVLELKQTLYTPSYGVVPCCTSLEKLLLYFEILDRSREGFILSGQLMVGESNVPHYQKLRIFYARLAPGYVNQEVVRLYLAVLSDRTPENLHAFLISAPGSFAESGTTKNLLDSMARNVCLDALQLPKSWINGSGLLQHLKFNNPFYFSFSRCTLSGGHLILRVINGGKDLKSLTSLNLSGCIHCLSSDALFRKAEDDIDSSILESLVVSCCNLKHLNLSAAHHHSSESLGKHLCQLLARLRHLLSLALPVCSITDVPTITDKPPVQSVTNVVSPGLGKKIRIGVPTYARNFLEQSNQKSQSSVFWTLLENLPFLKNLELIGSSFSSAMPRNEPAIRNSLPPCSRAQSVGDSEVASIGQLNFLQNLTLAQMPNILTGSGLVSIGLQCQHLRTLSLANLGMMGKVVYMSALMDMLKHCKCLRDLRLEQPYFSANTQFFQALSHCSSLQRLCIISRSGTLQSDAVMSFMANCLEVIMCHMFMGESLTVCKNLQQSIVRSGLQFLFCLLSG